Proteins co-encoded in one Halorussus vallis genomic window:
- a CDS encoding lamin tail domain-containing protein — MVLTVGMPNHRWPHFDTVCLNTTIPRIYCGISHVAIMRRRQFISVLGLAAAGSTTSTDTIDFASAATGTLEHLEFDSSASLLNANNGKLTTNSNVAVWAETTASNEDSDGNGDAVDYGSTDIPLVAVDGDVVGFGATLVSNNANFRSGNEEFVLNVWDAHLGGSGTVFYDEGHDQYHPLTDFSNMANYAGENGYSVQATSTLASDLSTADAAWITAPSTAFTSSEKQALSDFVANGGVLFLHDRADYSNYDETANFNDLATSLSLAFRFNDDQVTDNTNNGGAYYKPTTDRYNSAFDYFANRPGMEIDPNATHDVAVVDVNDGDTVDVRFDSGREETVRVLGIDTPEKAQYQQHEREEEWEGIESLDYLATWGANASDYATQELSGINVDLSFDDGEPGIFDTYDRLLGYIHYDKSGNGARDTFYNYDMVAQGYARLYSSSFLNHESFYDAEVTAQADSLHVWTESDPANSTEYRNRDADNLFFPKATTVKTASGALPDKQAAIYAESSATQSTTGGYDYGSDELPLVGVDETAGVAIVGGLLIDESCEQEEGFAVDTSTYENFVVLTNLIDYLSSLDGQVLIDGGHGQFTEDWALGSEDAAYYQRHLEGFDIEFEQVNNLTTDNLSRGQALIVTSPAEAFTSSELSALQGHVDDGGAVILMGASGAPDSAVTNLNDVASGLGSELRLNDDKVTDSTNNVNADSTLPTTTAFDTSYPIFSAYPSVGGTGSISIAEIHEDASGSDSDNLNDEYVVFENTGSGNLDLTSWTVEDSAGHTYAFLSGFTLTPGAQVTLHTGSGTDSSSDLYWGRGSSVWNNDSDTCSVYDDTGALVVQHSYPDSSGTGDISVQSVHADASGSDTDNLNDEYVVFESTGSGSLDLSGYTVEDETAHTYAFPSGFSLDAGATVMLHTGSGTDSSSDLYWGSGSAIWNNSGDTVFVFDDTGAQVEAYSY; from the coding sequence ATGGTGCTTACCGTCGGTATGCCGAATCACCGTTGGCCACATTTTGACACTGTGTGTCTTAATACAACTATTCCAAGAATTTATTGCGGTATTTCACATGTTGCTATTATGCGCCGTCGTCAATTCATCAGCGTACTTGGACTTGCTGCCGCCGGGAGCACAACCAGTACGGACACAATCGACTTCGCGAGCGCTGCCACAGGGACGCTTGAACACCTCGAATTCGACTCGTCGGCGAGCCTGTTGAACGCGAACAACGGAAAACTGACCACCAATTCGAACGTCGCCGTTTGGGCAGAAACGACGGCATCGAACGAAGACTCCGATGGAAACGGCGATGCCGTCGACTACGGGTCGACGGACATCCCCCTCGTCGCCGTTGACGGGGATGTCGTCGGCTTCGGCGCAACCCTCGTCTCGAACAACGCAAACTTCCGAAGCGGAAACGAGGAGTTCGTCCTGAACGTCTGGGACGCCCACCTCGGAGGCTCCGGGACCGTCTTCTACGACGAAGGCCACGACCAGTACCACCCGCTCACCGACTTCTCGAACATGGCGAACTACGCCGGCGAGAACGGCTATTCAGTCCAGGCGACCTCGACGCTCGCTTCGGACCTCTCGACGGCCGACGCCGCGTGGATTACCGCACCCTCGACGGCGTTCACGTCCTCGGAGAAACAGGCACTCTCTGACTTCGTGGCCAACGGCGGTGTGCTCTTCCTCCACGACCGCGCTGACTACTCGAACTACGACGAGACGGCGAACTTCAATGACCTCGCTACTAGCCTCTCGCTCGCGTTCCGCTTCAACGACGACCAGGTGACCGACAACACGAACAACGGTGGGGCGTACTACAAGCCGACCACGGATCGCTACAATAGCGCCTTCGACTACTTCGCGAATCGGCCGGGGATGGAGATTGACCCGAACGCCACTCACGACGTTGCCGTCGTCGACGTCAACGACGGCGACACGGTCGACGTGCGCTTCGATAGCGGCCGCGAAGAAACCGTTCGGGTTCTCGGAATCGACACCCCCGAGAAAGCCCAGTACCAGCAGCACGAGCGCGAAGAAGAATGGGAAGGCATCGAGAGCCTTGACTACCTCGCGACCTGGGGCGCAAATGCGTCGGACTACGCTACCCAGGAGTTGAGCGGTATCAACGTCGACCTCTCGTTCGACGACGGTGAACCGGGCATCTTCGACACCTACGACCGACTGCTGGGGTACATCCACTACGACAAATCGGGGAACGGCGCCCGCGATACGTTCTACAACTACGATATGGTCGCGCAAGGATACGCCCGCCTCTACAGCTCGTCGTTCCTGAACCACGAATCGTTCTACGATGCCGAGGTGACTGCCCAGGCCGACTCCCTGCACGTCTGGACGGAGAGCGACCCAGCAAACTCCACCGAGTACCGTAACCGAGACGCCGACAATCTGTTCTTCCCCAAAGCAACGACTGTGAAGACAGCGTCCGGTGCGCTCCCTGACAAGCAGGCCGCAATCTATGCGGAGTCCTCGGCTACCCAGTCGACAACTGGTGGGTACGACTACGGGTCGGACGAACTCCCGCTCGTCGGGGTGGACGAAACGGCGGGCGTCGCCATCGTCGGTGGACTGCTCATCGATGAATCGTGCGAACAGGAAGAAGGCTTCGCGGTGGATACGAGCACGTACGAGAACTTCGTCGTGCTGACGAACCTCATCGACTACCTCTCCTCGCTCGACGGCCAGGTCCTGATCGACGGTGGCCACGGACAGTTCACCGAAGACTGGGCGCTCGGCAGTGAGGATGCAGCCTACTACCAGCGCCACCTCGAAGGCTTCGACATCGAATTCGAGCAAGTGAACAACCTCACCACCGACAACCTCTCGCGTGGCCAGGCGCTCATCGTCACCTCGCCCGCCGAGGCGTTCACGAGTTCGGAGCTGAGTGCACTGCAGGGCCACGTCGACGACGGCGGTGCGGTCATCCTAATGGGCGCGAGCGGTGCACCCGACTCTGCGGTGACGAACCTGAACGACGTCGCGAGTGGCTTGGGTTCCGAACTCCGGTTGAACGACGACAAGGTGACCGACTCGACGAACAACGTCAACGCCGATTCGACGCTCCCGACGACGACCGCGTTCGACACCTCGTATCCGATCTTCTCGGCCTACCCCTCCGTCGGCGGAACGGGGTCGATTTCGATTGCCGAGATTCACGAAGATGCGTCGGGCAGTGATTCTGACAACCTCAACGACGAGTACGTGGTCTTCGAGAACACGGGCAGTGGTAATCTCGACCTGACTAGCTGGACCGTCGAGGACAGTGCTGGTCACACCTACGCGTTCCTAAGCGGCTTCACGCTCACGCCCGGCGCGCAGGTGACGCTCCATACGGGCAGTGGCACCGATTCGTCGAGCGACCTCTACTGGGGACGAGGCTCGTCGGTGTGGAACAACGACAGCGACACCTGCTCCGTCTACGACGATACGGGCGCGCTCGTCGTCCAGCACTCGTATCCCGATTCCTCAGGAACGGGCGACATCTCCGTCCAGAGCGTCCACGCGGACGCTTCCGGAAGCGACACGGACAATCTCAACGACGAGTATGTGGTCTTCGAGAGTACAGGGAGCGGGTCGCTCGACCTGAGTGGGTATACGGTCGAGGACGAAACCGCTCATACGTACGCGTTCCCAAGTGGGTTTAGCCTCGATGCCGGCGCAACAGTGATGCTCCATACTGGGAGTGGGACGGATTCGTCGAGCGACCTCTACTGGGGCAGTGGCTCTGCGATCTGGAACAACTCGGGTGATACCGTCTTCGTCTTCGACGATACAGGAGCGCAGGTCGAAGCGTACAGTTACTGA
- a CDS encoding RNA-guided endonuclease InsQ/TnpB family protein, whose translation MKRANTFEVVPLSNEDEELLRRLLDASAALWNEINYERREHYADPDRDVWEISEYRGRYGGVLGASTVQQIERKNCEAWKSFFALKKKGEANGKPGFWGNSEDGRELRTSIRNTSYSVEWGEYSRLEILVGKDLKDEYGLGYRERLRLEVRGDPNWKEYEKQGRLELFYDEQAQTFRAFQPVTISEDHSRLAHPLASEEAALDIGANNLVACTTTTGQQYLYEGRDLFERFRETTREIARLQSLLEEGRYSSHRIRRLYDRRTKRLDHAQDALARDLIERLYGEGVSTVYFGALTDILDTYWSVETNAKTHNFWAFRAFVNRLACTAEEYGMSVEVRSEAWTSQECPNCGSTEDTTRHRDTLTCPCGFEGHADLTASETFLRRQTTVARSMARPVCLKWDDHEWSESPRSVPNEEHTNLQVASVGR comes from the coding sequence ATGAAGCGAGCCAACACGTTCGAGGTGGTTCCTCTGTCCAACGAGGACGAGGAGTTGCTTCGACGCTTGTTGGACGCTTCTGCCGCTCTCTGGAACGAAATCAACTACGAGCGCCGCGAACACTACGCAGACCCAGACAGAGACGTATGGGAAATAAGCGAGTACCGTGGTCGCTACGGCGGTGTTCTCGGTGCTTCGACAGTCCAGCAAATCGAACGCAAAAACTGCGAAGCATGGAAGTCGTTCTTCGCGCTCAAGAAGAAAGGCGAAGCCAACGGAAAACCCGGATTCTGGGGCAACTCAGAAGACGGACGGGAACTCCGAACGTCTATCCGAAACACGTCATACTCTGTCGAGTGGGGCGAATACTCTCGCCTCGAAATTCTCGTCGGCAAAGACCTGAAAGACGAGTACGGGCTTGGATACCGTGAGCGCCTCCGACTCGAAGTTCGGGGCGACCCCAACTGGAAGGAGTACGAGAAACAGGGTCGGTTGGAGTTGTTCTACGACGAGCAAGCACAAACGTTCAGGGCCTTTCAGCCAGTCACAATCAGCGAAGACCATTCTCGGCTGGCACACCCACTGGCTTCCGAAGAAGCCGCTCTGGATATTGGTGCGAACAATCTCGTCGCCTGCACAACCACGACCGGGCAGCAATACCTGTATGAGGGACGCGACTTGTTCGAGCGATTCCGCGAGACAACGCGAGAAATCGCACGCCTTCAATCCCTCTTGGAGGAAGGTCGGTACAGTAGTCACCGCATTCGACGCCTGTACGACCGGCGTACCAAGCGACTTGACCATGCTCAGGACGCACTCGCCCGCGACCTCATCGAACGACTGTATGGCGAGGGCGTATCGACGGTGTACTTCGGAGCGTTAACTGACATACTCGACACATACTGGTCGGTAGAAACGAACGCGAAAACGCATAACTTCTGGGCGTTCCGAGCGTTCGTGAACCGACTGGCGTGTACCGCCGAGGAATACGGTATGTCAGTCGAGGTTCGGTCTGAGGCGTGGACGAGTCAGGAGTGTCCCAACTGTGGTTCAACAGAAGACACGACGCGCCACCGTGACACGCTGACCTGTCCATGCGGTTTCGAGGGACACGCAGACCTCACGGCGTCAGAGACGTTCTTGAGACGGCAGACAACGGTAGCACGGTCGATGGCACGGCCTGTATGCCTCAAGTGGGACGACCACGAATGGTCAGAGTCACCACGCTCAGTTCCCAACGAGGAGCATACAAACCTGCAAGTTGCCTCCGTGGGTCGGTAA
- a CDS encoding phage NrS-1 polymerase family protein gives MMRSPTPEMTTLPTASDIPESLLEYDQWVCWREQTRGEKKTKIPVNPYTGRYASTTDDETWGSFETAHEYALNGAAEGLGFVFCGHDPFVGIDLDDARNPKTETPKDWASDIIHKLNSYTEVSPSGTGFHVLIEGELPLGRNRRGDIELYETARFFTVTASHVETTPTKIIERTDALSGVYAEHVADEDEDEVSTPDEPGHSNGSTEPQSASSSESRLSDEELLSRARAASNSAKFERLWRGETHGYDSNSEADMALACLLAFWTGGDTTQMDRLFRQSGLLREKWDVVHYADGSTYGETTIDRAVQVTNEHYSPSEKPDEARPEDTTVTVDSAGSSSSAVDVRPSQDRNSTYEREQERIKTISTLERQLRELETENARLRDERDTERSKRKALENEVQEVTSVSRGIVARLKHIFTSSR, from the coding sequence ATGATGAGAAGCCCAACCCCAGAGATGACGACACTGCCAACGGCCTCCGACATCCCGGAATCACTTCTCGAATACGACCAATGGGTTTGCTGGCGAGAACAGACTCGCGGCGAGAAGAAGACGAAAATCCCCGTTAATCCCTATACCGGTCGCTATGCATCCACAACCGACGACGAAACGTGGGGGAGTTTCGAGACGGCACATGAATATGCACTCAACGGTGCTGCTGAAGGGCTCGGTTTCGTCTTCTGTGGCCACGACCCATTCGTCGGAATCGACCTCGACGATGCACGAAATCCCAAGACAGAAACGCCGAAGGACTGGGCGTCGGATATCATCCACAAACTCAACTCCTACACCGAGGTCAGTCCTTCAGGAACGGGGTTCCACGTGCTCATCGAGGGTGAACTCCCCCTTGGCCGAAATCGACGCGGTGATATCGAACTCTATGAGACTGCTCGATTCTTCACGGTGACTGCAAGCCACGTTGAGACGACACCCACGAAGATTATCGAACGGACAGACGCCCTCTCCGGGGTGTACGCCGAGCACGTCGCAGACGAAGATGAAGACGAAGTATCGACCCCTGACGAGCCAGGACATTCTAACGGCTCCACCGAACCACAGTCAGCTTCATCATCGGAGAGTCGACTTTCAGACGAAGAACTACTCTCTCGTGCCAGAGCTGCATCAAACAGCGCGAAATTCGAACGTCTGTGGCGCGGTGAAACGCATGGGTACGACAGCAACTCTGAAGCAGACATGGCGCTTGCGTGCCTCCTCGCGTTCTGGACCGGTGGAGACACGACCCAAATGGATCGGCTGTTTCGACAATCTGGACTGCTCCGTGAGAAGTGGGATGTCGTCCACTACGCCGACGGCAGTACGTATGGCGAGACGACCATCGATCGAGCGGTTCAGGTGACCAACGAGCACTACTCGCCGAGTGAGAAACCCGACGAGGCGCGGCCAGAAGACACCACTGTCACAGTCGATTCGGCGGGATCGTCTTCTTCGGCAGTCGATGTCCGTCCTTCGCAAGACAGAAACTCTACCTACGAACGTGAGCAGGAACGTATCAAGACGATTAGTACACTTGAACGTCAGCTTCGGGAACTCGAAACAGAGAACGCGCGCCTTCGTGATGAGCGCGACACAGAACGTTCGAAACGCAAGGCGCTCGAAAACGAGGTTCAGGAAGTAACGTCCGTCTCTCGTGGCATCGTTGCTCGTCTCAAGCATATCTTCACCTCGTCTCGTTGA
- a CDS encoding helix-turn-helix domain-containing protein: protein MGAGIHVEVELTGVDSCPVVSMSEDSEVTSVFTDRRPGPNGSQVVGELTVSADDERSSPECVSEVFSDATESVYRFSNEHGGCPCDRLPDHGCPVRDIHAASGALVVSFIVGDVEALKPIITDLRSRYSSVHVRRLTQSNADGREALLFVDRSAFTDRQFEVLQTAHEMGYFAQPKRADSADVAAELDISAATFSEHLAATQEKLLEQVFEQ, encoded by the coding sequence ATGGGGGCCGGCATCCACGTCGAAGTTGAGTTGACCGGAGTTGATTCCTGTCCTGTGGTTTCGATGAGCGAGGATTCGGAGGTGACGTCGGTCTTCACCGACCGACGACCGGGACCGAACGGGAGTCAGGTAGTCGGGGAGCTCACGGTGAGCGCAGACGATGAACGGTCTTCACCCGAATGTGTCTCGGAGGTATTCTCCGATGCCACGGAGTCGGTCTACCGGTTCTCGAACGAGCACGGCGGCTGTCCGTGTGACCGCCTACCCGACCACGGTTGTCCAGTCCGCGACATCCACGCTGCGTCGGGGGCACTCGTCGTGTCGTTCATCGTTGGCGATGTCGAGGCATTGAAACCGATTATCACTGACCTTCGGTCGCGCTATTCTTCCGTCCACGTTCGTCGATTGACGCAGTCAAATGCCGATGGCCGAGAGGCGCTCCTGTTCGTCGATCGAAGTGCATTCACCGACAGGCAATTCGAAGTACTACAAACCGCCCACGAAATGGGATACTTCGCCCAGCCGAAGCGGGCCGACTCGGCCGACGTTGCAGCGGAACTTGATATCTCCGCCGCGACGTTCAGTGAACATCTCGCGGCGACGCAGGAGAAGCTACTCGAACAAGTATTCGAGCAATAG
- a CDS encoding nucleotidyltransferase domain-containing protein, which yields MAKRQTAICIDVPPSRDTDVFRIGVADDILRLLADAHETEFTIPELVDATDVARSTVWRAIDLLDSIGAVRIRETPQRNYVSIDPDRLQKDDPILGIEQTEFRDPIRTFVEQVRETIAEADEVNTVLGIIVFGSVARGTADRRSDIDLFIVVDGDRTSARRLITDVVGDLSDQRFDGDRFVFEPYVESKESAQRAGAKLQEIFEEGITVYGDDRLQSIRKAVFADE from the coding sequence ATGGCGAAACGACAGACGGCCATTTGCATCGACGTACCCCCAAGTAGAGATACCGACGTGTTCCGTATCGGTGTCGCCGACGATATCCTCCGTCTGCTAGCCGATGCCCATGAGACAGAATTCACGATTCCAGAACTTGTCGATGCAACAGACGTCGCTCGCTCGACGGTCTGGCGAGCCATTGACTTACTCGACAGTATCGGAGCAGTTCGAATCCGAGAGACGCCGCAGCGAAACTACGTCTCAATCGACCCAGACCGCCTGCAAAAAGACGATCCGATACTGGGAATCGAACAAACAGAGTTTCGCGACCCAATACGGACGTTCGTCGAACAAGTTCGTGAAACCATTGCTGAGGCTGACGAGGTCAATACTGTCCTCGGGATTATCGTCTTTGGAAGCGTCGCTCGCGGTACTGCCGACAGACGAAGTGACATTGACCTGTTCATCGTCGTTGATGGTGACCGAACGAGCGCACGGCGACTCATTACAGATGTAGTCGGTGATCTTAGTGACCAGCGGTTCGACGGAGATCGATTTGTATTCGAACCGTACGTTGAATCGAAAGAGAGTGCGCAACGAGCGGGAGCGAAACTTCAGGAGATATTCGAAGAGGGAATCACGGTGTATGGCGATGACCGTCTTCAGTCGATTCGAAAGGCGGTGTTCGCAGATGAATGA
- a CDS encoding group I truncated hemoglobin, whose translation MPQTIYQEIGGQEAVEAVVDDFYDRVLADEQLIEYFEGMDMEALRAHQVQFISSVAGGPVEYSGTDMREAHAHLDITEPDFDAVAEHLEAALRNNGVGDDNVEAIMAEVAALKAPILNR comes from the coding sequence ATGCCCCAAACAATCTACCAGGAAATCGGCGGCCAAGAGGCGGTCGAAGCCGTCGTTGACGACTTCTACGACCGCGTCCTTGCCGACGAGCAACTCATCGAGTATTTCGAGGGGATGGATATGGAGGCGCTGCGCGCCCACCAAGTACAATTCATCAGTTCGGTCGCCGGCGGACCGGTCGAATACTCCGGGACCGATATGCGCGAAGCACACGCCCACTTAGATATCACCGAACCGGACTTTGATGCCGTCGCAGAACATCTCGAAGCGGCTCTCCGGAATAACGGCGTCGGCGACGACAATGTCGAGGCAATCATGGCGGAGGTTGCCGCGTTGAAGGCACCGATCCTCAATCGATAG